A single window of Nicotiana sylvestris chromosome 5, ASM39365v2, whole genome shotgun sequence DNA harbors:
- the LOC104239275 gene encoding zeatin O-glucosyltransferase-like — MATTNNNVVVVMIPLPAQGHLQPLLELARRILSSSNFTIPVHYVGSATHLRQAQSRAHGWDPLTTPNLHFSEFQMPTLDNIPPDTNDFYPSNLIPSFYAAMEFRQPVADLVKNLSAADKVKRVVVIHDILMSWVVQDVVAIPNTEMYFFHAVSALDVCSRILEAKLNVDPVTPPADVAEILQELASMEPGSDSPPPLMVKYVEKQMSCAVNYSGLNIFSTCKPIDGIYLDLMQQAFKSYDEHWKTWGLGLFMNPLEMEQNIRKDTTSTLPRHHLLQWLDKQEPNSVMLVSFGSAASFTDEQIRELALGLEQSQQKFIWILKEADRANVFADENINRTTFALPEGYEERVEGRGMVERGWAPQLEVLGHASTGGYLCHCGWNSVMESISMGVPIAAWPLHTDHPRTALLLTKGLKIGIYVRDWARRNELVKAETIHNAVKTLMDSPEGENLRQKAAELKDAVKASFMDGGATKKDIESFMSYITR, encoded by the coding sequence ATGGCTACCACAAACAATAACGTTGTGGTTGTGATGATTCCATTACCAGCACAAGGTCATCTGCAGCCATTGCTTGAGCTGGCTCGCCGCATTTTATCTTCTTCTAATTTTACCATACCCGTTCACTACGTTGGCTCCGCCACACACTTACGCCAAGCGCAGAGTCGCGCCCATGGTTGGGACCCTCTCACTACTCCCAATCTCCATTTCTCTGAGTTCCAAATGCCTACTCTCGACAACATTCCTCCTGATACCAACGACTTTTACCCTTCAAATTTAATACCCTCTTTCTACGCTGCTATGGAGTTTCGACAACCAGTGGCAGATCTTGTTAAGAATTTGTCTGCAGCAGATAAAGTCAAGAGAGTTGTTGTCATTCATGACATTCTCATGTCTTGGGTAGTTCAAGATGTTGTTGCCATACCAAATACCGAAATGTACTTTTTTCATGCTGTTTCTGCTCTGGACGTATGTTCTAGAATCTTGGAAGCAAAACTAAATGTTGATCCAGTCACGCCGCCAGCTGATGTTGCAGAAATATTGCAAGAACTTGCATCCATGGAACCTGGATCAGATTCACCACCACCATTAATGGTGAAATACGTGGAGAAACAAATGAGTTGCGCAGTTAATTATAGTGGCCTAAATATTTTCAGTACTTGTAAACCCATTGATGGTATATATCTTGATTTGATGCAACAAGCTTTCAAATCGTATGATGAGCATTGGAAAACATGGGGTCTTGGTCTTTTTATGAACCCTTTGGAAATGGAGCAGAATATCAGAAAAGACACGACTAGTACCCTGCCACGTCATCACCTATTGCAGTGGCTGGACAAACAAGAACCAAACTCAGTGATGCTTGTTTCATTTGGATCTGCAGCTTCATTTACTGATGAACAAATAAGAGAACTGGCACTTGGTCTTGAACAAAGTCAACAAAAGTTCATTTGGATACTGAAAGAAGCAGACAGAGCAAATGTCTTTGCTGATGAGAATATCAATCGGACGACCTTTGCTTTACCAGAAGGGTATGAGGAAAGAGTTGAAGGAAGAGGAATGGTAGAGCGGGGATGGGCCCCACAACTAGAGGTGTTAGGACACGCGTCAACTGGAGGTTACTTGTGCCATTGTGGATGGAACTCTGTAATGGAGAGCATTTCAATGGGAGTTCCAATTGCTGCATGGCCATTGCATACAGACCACCCGAGGACCGCTTTGTTATTGACCAAAGGTTTGAAAATAGGGATTTACGTTAGAGATTGGGCGCGTAGAAATGAGTTGGTGAAAGCAGAAACAATTCATAATGCTGTAAAGACTTTGATGGATTCGCCGGAAGGTGAAAATTTGAGGCAAAAAGCGGCGGAGCTGAAGGACGCGGTGAAAGCATCGTTCATGGATGGTGGTGCAACAAAAAAAGACATTGAATCTTTTATGTCTTATATCACTAGATAG